A stretch of DNA from Acidobacteriota bacterium:
ACTGGCCGAGCAGGCCGCTGCTGGTGGTGCCGCGCGTCACCGTGTTCGAGACCGTCATGCGGAGATCGGGTTTCACATTGAAGGCGAGTGAGGTGGAGTAGCGCAGCGCGCGCGTGACCGAGCTGGGCGCGGGCAGAGTGGCTACTTCCTCATCGTCTTCCCATCCCCAGGCAAAGCGCAGCACCGGCCGCATCTCCTGGCGGATGTTGTGACGCAATTCCTTCGCTTCAGCATCGTTAGGAGCAGCGGCGTTGAGCATGTTGAGCGCGGCGGAATTCTGCCCGCGCCCGTGCTCCACCGACGCCAGGGTGAAGGCGGTGGTGTTCTTCGTCTCCGGGCTGAGTGCCTGCACTTGCATCAGCGGACGCAGCGTGTTGGCACTCTGGTCCAGGCGTCCCCACCAGTAGAGCGTCTGGCCCTTGCCGAGCCGAGCCTCGATGTCGGCAGGGTCGAGTGCCAGGGCGACGTCGTAAGTCTTGACCGCCTCCTCATAATTGCGCGCGTAAGAGAGCACGCGCGCCTTCTCGATGAGGATGGGCTTGTCCTTCGCCTCAGGCTTCTGCTGGGGCGGCAGGATCACGTTGAACTGCGCGAGTGACTCGCCGTAGCGCTTCGACCACGCCAGCACGCGCGCGAGTTCCAGCCGCGTCTGCGAGACGTCGATGAGGGTTGCCGGCGGTTCGACCATCTCGGGCGCGGCACGCTCCACCGGTGCGGGCGTCCGTGCCGTCTCCACCGGCGGCACCGGCTTGGGCGGCTGTTCTACCGGCTTGGCTTGTACCACCGGTTTGGGCTGCGGCTGGGCTTTGGCCACTTCGGCCTGCTTGATCAAACGGTTGTACTCGTCGACCGAGGCTTCGTAGTTCTGTCCCCAGGAAAGCACGCGGGCGCGCTCCAGGCGGGCCTGCATGTTCTCGGGATCGGCTTGCAGCAACTGGTCATACTCGCGGGCCGACTCGGCGAAGTTGCGCGACCACGAGAGCACGCGCGCGATCTGCATCATCGCTTTCGTGTTTTGCGGCTCCTTCGCCAGGACCTCGTGGTAGAGGTGTACTGCCTCCACGTAATTGCTGGCGTCGGCCGCAGCCTGCGCCTGCTCCATCATCACGGTGGTGGCGTTGCGCGCCTCGGGCTTCTGGTGCGTGTCGAAAGTATCGGGCTGCAAGGTGGCAGCCTCGACCGGCGGAGCCTGTACCGGCTTCTGCTCCGGCTTTGGTTGCGGCTTCTGCTCCGGCTGTGCCGCTGCGCTCTCCGTCTTTTTTCCTACCCCGCCCGCACCCATCTCCTTGAGCGTGGCACGGACTTCCTTATCGTTGGGATTCCGTTGCAGCGCCTGCTGGAAGAGCGCCGCGGCTTCTTGATCGCGGCCGCCCATCCAGTAGATGGTGTACGCCTTGCCGACCACGGCGTCGTACAGATTGGGATGGCGCTTCAGGACCTTGTTATAGCGGTCGAGCGCGCCTTTGAAATCGTCTTGCCAGGAAGCGATCTTCGCCAACCCGACCTGCGCCTGTACGTTGTTGGGATCGGCCTGCAATACGTTCTGATATTGCTGGGTTGCTTCCGGCAGCTTGCGGGCGAAGGAGAGCACGCGCGCATATTCGAGGCGCATGGCGAGGTTCGTGGGACGGCGCTCGAGATAGCGATCGTAAACGGCGAAGGCCTCGTCGTTCTTCCCCGCCCAATAGAGCACGTTGGCCAGGCCCGTGGTGTACTCGGCGGTGTCTGGGCTGGCCTTGGAGAGAGCGCGGAAATGCACGATGGCAGCTTCGTGGTTGCCACTCCATGCCAGCGCCTGCGCCAGCAGCAGCCGGGTATCGTCGGCTCCGGGACGCAGTTTCCAGGCGATCTCGAGCCAGCGCGCCGCCTTCTTGTAGTCGCGCGGCGAGCCGTTCATGTACACCATGCCCAGGTTGCGGGCACGGGTGTAGTCAGTGGCGAGGTCGGCGCCGGCGGCGAGGGCGCGCTCGTAGCCCGCGCGTCCGACGTTCAGCTTGCCTTCCAGCACGGCCTGGTCCGCTTTGCGGAGCAGCTCGTCGACGTTGGCTTTATCGGCTGGGGCCGCCAGCACGGGCGCCGCCACCGACAGCACGTAAAGCAGGAGTACCAGTGCCCGGAGCAGTCTGTTCCCCATTGTGCTCCTCCATGAATTCTTTCTGGATAGCGAAATACGACTTCTTAAAATAAGGTTCGGGCTTGACCGTTTCCCAGGGTTTCCAGGTCAGCGATGCCGGGTTCGAGATCGCGGAGCCGGAGATGGCCGGCAACGACATGGCTATCTGCATGGCGCTCACGTTATCGGGCGCCCCGCCGGGCTTGAGCGCGAAGACAGCGATGTCCACTCCGGAGCTGGAGGCGGTGCGCGCGGTGAGCGCGCCGTCGAAGCCGAACCACGCGGCGCGGCTCGACGGATCGGTCAGCAGCAGTTTGCCCCACGGGATGCGGACGAGGATGGCTTTGTTCTTTACGTCCACATTCCACTCCGCCAGCGAGTCATACGCGGCGGCTTGCGGGTCGCCATCGCCGTAGCGCAGCACGCTGCGGCTGTAACGCGTGCCGGGATATGAGGTGCCGTCGCGGCCATAGCGCCGGCGATTGGTCTCGACCACAAAGTCCATGAACGTGCCGCGATACTGCAACGACGGGGTGTAGCCGCGGCGGTAGCTGATCTCGGTCTCGTTGGGTACGCCGGGCTTGGGCAGGATCTGGTAAGGGTTGTAGGTGTCGGCAATGAGCAGCCGCGATACCGTGGGGTCGCCCAGCAGGAGCAGGAAGTTCGCCCCATTCTTCAGGTCCACGTCGCCGAAGGGCAGCTTGTGCAGCCCGGCCGCCGTGGGCATGGTGTTGATGGCGACCGCGTATGCGGTCTTGCTCCAGTCGGGCTTGGAATCCTTCTTGCGGTCTTTATTCGGGCAATCGATGCAGGGCACGGTGATGCGCAGGTAGAGGTAGCCTTCATCGCTCGCCGCCTGCACGCTGCGCAGGGAACGCGCGCCGTCGTAACCATCTTTGAACGCGGTTGGCTCGACCGCCGAGGTATAGAGCGTCTTCTCCTTGACCCACGCCGCGGGGTCGCCGGTGAACAGCTTCCAACCGGCAGTGTGGAAGCCGAGCAATCCATAGCGCTTCTCGGGATCGAGTTCGTTGATCCACAGGTCCGCGCGGTCCACCGGACTCTCGAAGTCCACCGTGAGCCAGTTGTGCTTATACCATTCGTCCATCAATTCGAACAGCACACCGCCGGCACAACCCGTGTCTTTGATGGTCTTGGCGAGGCGCACCAGGATCTGCGCCTGCTGGTCTTCGGTATGGCCGCCGTGGTGCCATCCATAAGGATGGAAGTGCGAGATGCCGATGGAACTGGGCATGCCGTACTCGGTGATCACCAGCGCGTGTGGGATGTGTGCCCGCAATTCTTTCAGGTAGCCGGAGATCGGATTCAGTCCCTCGGAGTCGCGTGCGTTGAGGTACTGCGGATCGAGCAGCAGGAAGTCCGGGTAGTACGGATAGACGTGATACGAGGCGAAGAAGCCGGCGTAGAGCGCGCCCGTGGCGCGGTACTTGGCTTCGTCGATGGCCACGGTGTCGTTGTCGTCTTCGAAACCCTTGGGGATAGAGAGCTGTTCACCCTTGCGGATGCGGAACTTCACTTCCTCGAGGTTGGTGGCCTCGGTGGGATGGGTGAGCGGATCCATCGGCGGCCAGTTGACGATGGCCACCGGATGCTGCCAGTTGTAGGTGTCTTGCTCGTAGCCCACGAGGTAGTCGAGCATCTCGGCGAACCACACCTCGGTGGCGGTGGCGCGCTGCAAGGAGATGTACTTGCCGTCGAACTTGACCTTGCCGCCGTTGATGATGTTGGTCTGCTGCGCGATCGAAGGCTCGATCTCGCGGCCGAGCAGATAGCCGACGACGTCGCCGGAAACATCGTTCTCGTAGATGCCGTTGCCACGCGCACGCTTCGGCGGCACATCGCCGTGGCCGTGCACCGCGTCGATCACGTAGCGGATCTCCGCTTTCGTCTCATCCACGAATGCCGGCTCGTACAGGTCCTTGTTCTTCGGGTCTCCGATCCAGATCTGCTGCATCAACCCCATCTTGCCGCCGCCCTTCACGTAATGCTTGTAGGCGCGGTAAAAACCCGGCGGCAACAAGGTGTACAGGCGGATGACGTTGGCGTTGGCAGCGGAAGCGTCGTCGATCCACTGCTTGTACATCAGACCTTCGGTGGGCGGCTTGGAGGGGAAGAAGCCGGGAGCGCCCGGGCCCAGGTTGATGCCCTTGACGTAGAACTTTTCCCAGTCATTGCCGTTCAGGTGCCAGATCCAGCCATTGGCGGAGCGGTACCGCACCTGCGTGGAGGCGGGCTTGTTGACCGCCGGCAAGACTGACGGGATGGGATCGTCGAAGCCTTTGTTGCCGACCAATTCCTCAAGCGCGATCTGCGAGGCCTTGCCGTAATCCCGGTCGTGGACCAGTTCCTGATAGATGGCTGCGGCTTCGAGGTTGCGCCCTTCCTGCACCAGCGCGCCGGCCGCCAGGATGCGGACGTTGGGATCCCGTCCGCGCTTGCCCATGATCCGGTTGAGCAGCTGGTAATCGATCTTGCCGCGTCCGGTCTCGAGGGCGACGAACGACGCACCGATCTGCGCTTCTTCGGTGCGCGGATCGATGCGCAAGGCGCGATCGAAATAGAAACGCGCTTCTTCGAAGTGATGGAGCTTCAGGTTGGTCCAGCCCAGCATCACGATCACGTCGAGCGCGTTGGGCGCGATGGAGTAGGCGCGGTTCAGGTCGACCAGCGCGTCCGCATAGTGCGCCGCCTGGTACGCGGCCACGCCGGTCTCATAGAACGGGCGGTATTGCGGCTTCCACTTGAATTCCCACATCGCCATGACGATGAAGAACACCACCATGCCGATGACCACGCGATTGGCGAACCACATCCTATACTTCATCGTCCACCAGCAAGCGGCTCTCGAAGCCCTTGTGCACCACGATCTCCCACTTACTCAGCCCGGTGAAGTACTGGATGATGCCCTGCGCGCGGAACAGCGTGACCATCTGCCGGTAACCCACGTTCTCGATCATGGCGTAAAGCACGAGCATGAGCACGTCGCCGACTTTGGGATAGCGGCGCAACGTGGTCTCTTCGAGCAGCACCGAGCCCACCGAAAGCAGCGTGCCGTATCCGAAGGCGAGGAACATGAGCAACGCGAACAGCGAGAAGGGCATGGCGCCCACCAGGAAAGTGAACGGGATGAGGATGGTGCCGAAGGCTTCGATCACGCAGCCGAGCGCTTCCACGTAGGCGTGGAAAGGCATGCTGATGAGCCCCATCATGCCGTAGCGCGGGCTGAAGATCATGTCGTTGTGCTTCATCACCGTCTGCATCAGGCCGAGCTGCCAGCGGCGGCGCTGGCGGGCCAGCATGGAGACCGAATGCGGCGCTTCGGTCCAGCAGATGGGGTCGGTGGTGAAGACCATGCGGTACTTGCGATGGTTCTTTTTGCAGAAGCGATGCAGCGTCGCGATGATGTCGATGTCTTCCGTCACCGTGTCAGTGGAGAAGCCGCCAGCCTCGAGCACGGTCTCGCGATGCAGCAGGCAGAAGGCGCCCGAGCAGATGAACGTGGCGTTCAGGAAATTCCATCCCGGCCGCCCGAACAGGAAAGTGCGGATGTACTCGACCACCTGGCAACGCTCCAGCCAGCTCTTGGGGATGTTCACGTCCACGATGCGGCCGTTGCGCAGGGTGCAACCGTTGGCGATGCGCACCACGCCACCGCTCACGATGGTGTTCACGGTGGACTCGACCACCGGGGCGATCAGCCGCAGCAGCGCTTGCGGCTCGATGATGGAGTCGGCGTCCACGGTGCAGAAGTAGGGACTGCGCGCCATGTTGATGCCGGCATTCAGCGCGTCTGCCTTGCCGCCATTCTCCTTCGAGATCAGGATCAGCTCGGGGCGCTCGGGATTGTAGTAGAAGGCGAAGGGCGTCTTGCAGGGCGCCGTCGGCCGGTAGATCAGGTCCATGCGCTGGAGATGGAATTGGTGCACCAGCTTCTCGACCGTGCCGTCGGTCGAGCCATCATCGACCACGATGACTTCTTTTTCCGGATATTGGATCTCCAACAGCGAGAGCACCGTCTGCACGATGCCGTCTTCTTCGTTGTGCGCGGGCACGATCAGCGCCACCGGCGGCGTGACCGGAGATTCCAGCAGGTCGGCATAAGCGCCGTGCGCGGCCGACTGCGCATGCATGCTCACGGTGTAGAGCGAGAAGATCATGAGCACGGTGTAGACGATGTTGGTCACGAGGAAGTACACCAGGATGATGGCGTTGAAGTAGTCGAAGAAGTGGAGCACCGCGCTATGCATGTCTTAGGCCTTCCCTGCTCCGACGGCGCGTTCTTCGGCGAGCTGCAGTAATTTGCGGGCCTTGTCGCCGAC
This window harbors:
- a CDS encoding glycosyltransferase family 2 protein; the encoded protein is MHSAVLHFFDYFNAIILVYFLVTNIVYTVLMIFSLYTVSMHAQSAAHGAYADLLESPVTPPVALIVPAHNEEDGIVQTVLSLLEIQYPEKEVIVVDDGSTDGTVEKLVHQFHLQRMDLIYRPTAPCKTPFAFYYNPERPELILISKENGGKADALNAGINMARSPYFCTVDADSIIEPQALLRLIAPVVESTVNTIVSGGVVRIANGCTLRNGRIVDVNIPKSWLERCQVVEYIRTFLFGRPGWNFLNATFICSGAFCLLHRETVLEAGGFSTDTVTEDIDIIATLHRFCKKNHRKYRMVFTTDPICWTEAPHSVSMLARQRRRWQLGLMQTVMKHNDMIFSPRYGMMGLISMPFHAYVEALGCVIEAFGTILIPFTFLVGAMPFSLFALLMFLAFGYGTLLSVGSVLLEETTLRRYPKVGDVLMLVLYAMIENVGYRQMVTLFRAQGIIQYFTGLSKWEIVVHKGFESRLLVDDEV
- a CDS encoding tetratricopeptide repeat protein encodes the protein MGNRLLRALVLLLYVLSVAAPVLAAPADKANVDELLRKADQAVLEGKLNVGRAGYERALAAGADLATDYTRARNLGMVYMNGSPRDYKKAARWLEIAWKLRPGADDTRLLLAQALAWSGNHEAAIVHFRALSKASPDTAEYTTGLANVLYWAGKNDEAFAVYDRYLERRPTNLAMRLEYARVLSFARKLPEATQQYQNVLQADPNNVQAQVGLAKIASWQDDFKGALDRYNKVLKRHPNLYDAVVGKAYTIYWMGGRDQEAAALFQQALQRNPNDKEVRATLKEMGAGGVGKKTESAAAQPEQKPQPKPEQKPVQAPPVEAATLQPDTFDTHQKPEARNATTVMMEQAQAAADASNYVEAVHLYHEVLAKEPQNTKAMMQIARVLSWSRNFAESAREYDQLLQADPENMQARLERARVLSWGQNYEASVDEYNRLIKQAEVAKAQPQPKPVVQAKPVEQPPKPVPPVETARTPAPVERAAPEMVEPPATLIDVSQTRLELARVLAWSKRYGESLAQFNVILPPQQKPEAKDKPILIEKARVLSYARNYEEAVKTYDVALALDPADIEARLGKGQTLYWWGRLDQSANTLRPLMQVQALSPETKNTTAFTLASVEHGRGQNSAALNMLNAAAPNDAEAKELRHNIRQEMRPVLRFAWGWEDDEEVATLPAPSSVTRALRYSTSLAFNVKPDLRMTVSNTVTRGTTSSGLLGQYGTAALAYETEVQLNWRVNPWLQLVVGAGEGGIGSGSTCIIPCFSGPTGERTHQFVYDVHPVITKDGWRLEFAAGRHIADYTPLAVHNNVMRNRYEANVTYNWRNRVAFGGEYWHNDYSLESPQLVPPLARNDFSTSGNGGAVFITPTWYRGEHLTIDSGVRWEAFKYDSGAVPMAQAIGSGGFFTPSEYERISVNGRMVWEQNRYRLDMHGTFGPQRITGFAALLPPPPDWGVTGSVGAELSLNFGRFHPFLAYDWFSTATPAFAGQIKGAYKSHSLVAGFAYRF